In Pochonia chlamydosporia 170 chromosome 3, whole genome shotgun sequence, the following are encoded in one genomic region:
- a CDS encoding cytochrome c oxidase subunit VIa (similar to Metarhizium acridum CQMa 102 XP_007811688.1), which yields MFASRLATRNVSRFAAQLRAPAQRRLASTSAENEFIKERQHIKDHAKGTTELWKKISIYGVVPCLVLAGANAWYLWTEHWDHWSHMPPLEERTEYPYQNIRTKNYQWGDGDKTLFWNESVNYHNKDKVA from the exons ATGTTTGCTTCACGACTAGCCACCCGCAACGTCTCGCGCTTTGCCGCGCAGCTGCGCGCCCCTGCCCAGCGCCGTCTTGCCAGCACCTCGGCCGAGAACGAATTCATCAAGGAGCGCCAGCACATCAAGGACCACGCCAAGGGTACCACTG AGCTGTGGAAGAAGATTTCCATCTA CGGTGTCGTTCCCTGCCTCGTCCTTGCCGGCGCCAATGCCTGGTATCTCTGGACGGAGCATTGGGATCACTGGAGCCACATGCCTCCTCTGGAGGAGCGAACCGAGTATCCCTACCAGAACATTCGCACCAAGAACTACCAGTGGGGAGATGGTGACAAG ACTCTGTT CTGGAACGAATCCGTCAACTAccacaacaaggacaaggtcGCGTAA